From a single Spongiibacter taiwanensis genomic region:
- a CDS encoding acyl-CoA dehydrogenase family protein, translating into MKRHADTLFNDIFTPEETLKIRKEVREFAEDVIRPVAHRLNTTPESKNTFARREFDAMAAAGLFEIPFPADVGGRGLEFPTLATMTVLEELGYYCPSLASAFYDGQAILVGSTLNNAQPSIRETYLPKLVRGEFVGCFATSEPGASTDLSAKSVETIAEKIDGGYRINGTKRWITNSPCGDLILTLCKTGDALTMLLVDMSQEGVSVCDPDLKMGNHVQQTADVTFTNAFASDEAVVGTVGGGLRTAIQALVQGRMGIGAIGCAMSQAAFDFATDYMGKRKVFGQELARFQHWQYKFADYALQIESARNLCHKAALLYDKFKLADTEAAMAKLAGSRVACDIARDAIQVCGAYGFVKTLSGPQAHFPLESIYRDAKIGEIYEGANEIQTWVIARRIFGREMTG; encoded by the coding sequence ATGAAGCGTCATGCAGACACCCTTTTCAACGATATCTTCACCCCAGAAGAGACCCTTAAGATCCGCAAAGAAGTGCGCGAGTTTGCAGAGGACGTGATCCGCCCCGTCGCCCACCGGCTCAATACCACACCAGAGTCCAAGAACACCTTCGCGCGCAGGGAATTTGACGCCATGGCTGCGGCTGGCCTGTTCGAAATTCCTTTTCCCGCCGATGTTGGTGGCCGCGGGTTGGAATTTCCTACCTTGGCAACCATGACGGTTTTAGAGGAGCTCGGTTACTACTGCCCCAGCCTGGCATCGGCGTTCTATGATGGCCAGGCTATTCTAGTGGGGAGCACCCTCAACAATGCTCAGCCCAGTATCAGAGAAACGTATCTCCCCAAGCTGGTGCGCGGCGAGTTTGTGGGCTGTTTTGCCACCTCTGAACCTGGCGCCAGCACTGATTTGTCGGCCAAGTCTGTTGAAACTATCGCCGAGAAGATCGATGGCGGTTACCGCATCAATGGCACCAAACGCTGGATAACCAATTCTCCTTGCGGCGACCTGATTTTAACGCTCTGTAAAACAGGGGACGCCCTTACCATGCTGCTGGTCGATATGAGCCAGGAAGGGGTCAGCGTTTGCGATCCCGATCTGAAAATGGGGAATCATGTTCAGCAGACTGCCGACGTGACTTTTACCAATGCGTTTGCCTCCGACGAGGCCGTGGTGGGTACAGTAGGGGGCGGACTTCGCACGGCCATTCAGGCACTTGTGCAAGGTCGCATGGGAATCGGCGCCATTGGTTGCGCCATGTCACAAGCCGCCTTCGACTTCGCAACCGACTACATGGGCAAACGCAAGGTTTTTGGGCAGGAGCTGGCTCGCTTTCAGCATTGGCAATACAAATTTGCCGATTACGCCCTGCAAATTGAATCTGCCCGCAATCTTTGCCACAAAGCGGCACTGCTCTACGACAAATTCAAGCTTGCAGATACCGAGGCCGCCATGGCCAAGCTGGCTGGCTCACGAGTGGCCTGCGATATCGCGCGAGACGCTATCCAGGTTTGTGGTGCATACGGATTTGTAAAAACCTTATCAGGCCCCCAAGCCCATTTCCCACTGGAATCGATTTACCGGGATGCGAAAATTGGCGAAATCTACGAAGGCGCGAATGAGATCCAAACCTGGGTGATCGCGCGGCGGATCTTCGGTCGTGAAATGACCGGCTGA
- a CDS encoding sodium-dependent transporter, producing the protein MNQAASITWKSRWTFILAATGSAVGLGNIWKFPYITGENGGGAFVLVYLACILCIGIPVMIAEIMAGRAGRSNPIHSMLSLSRDAGGSRAWGVVGAVGMVAGLMTMMFYSVVAGWALEYVFQSASGSYSGAPAEEIEAHFGNLLSSDGQQFIWHSLFSLLTASVVAAGVTRGIGKAVEILMPLLLIFLLLLVGYSAINGNFKAGLHFMFDTDFSRLSGNAVLIAMGHAFFTLSLGMGAIMAYGAYFPGHASIGKTVLTIAALDTGIALMAGMAMFPLVFANDLTPGQGPGLMFVTLPIAFSNMSGGVFFGSLFFALVSIAALSSSISLIEPGVAWMEKRGWRRVPSTFLLGGIAWAGGVASIHYGAVFDALDYLTANIMLPIGGLLIALFVSWRLPRKVVLDETGMKGGPAFAAWYWLLRYIAPIGILIVFLHSLGLFSALGALF; encoded by the coding sequence ATGAACCAAGCTGCCAGCATCACCTGGAAATCCCGTTGGACTTTCATTCTTGCCGCCACGGGGTCAGCGGTGGGGCTGGGAAACATCTGGAAATTTCCCTATATCACGGGTGAAAACGGCGGCGGCGCTTTCGTCCTGGTGTATCTGGCCTGCATTTTGTGTATCGGCATACCCGTGATGATCGCCGAGATCATGGCCGGCCGAGCGGGGCGCAGTAATCCCATTCACAGTATGCTCAGCCTGAGTCGCGACGCTGGCGGCAGTCGTGCCTGGGGCGTGGTTGGCGCGGTCGGCATGGTGGCCGGGCTGATGACCATGATGTTTTATAGCGTCGTGGCAGGCTGGGCACTGGAGTACGTGTTTCAAAGCGCCAGCGGCAGCTATAGCGGCGCACCGGCGGAAGAGATCGAAGCCCACTTTGGCAACTTACTGAGCAGCGACGGCCAACAATTTATCTGGCACAGCCTGTTCAGCCTGCTGACCGCGTCGGTGGTTGCCGCCGGGGTCACCCGGGGGATCGGCAAGGCGGTGGAAATTCTGATGCCGCTACTGCTGATTTTCCTGCTGCTGCTGGTCGGCTACAGCGCGATAAATGGCAATTTCAAAGCCGGCCTGCATTTTATGTTCGATACCGATTTCAGCCGCTTGAGCGGCAACGCGGTGCTGATTGCTATGGGCCACGCCTTTTTCACCCTGAGCCTGGGGATGGGGGCGATCATGGCTTATGGCGCCTACTTCCCCGGCCATGCCTCAATCGGCAAGACTGTGCTGACTATCGCTGCGCTCGATACGGGGATCGCTCTGATGGCCGGTATGGCCATGTTCCCCCTGGTATTTGCCAACGACCTCACACCAGGCCAGGGCCCCGGCCTGATGTTTGTTACTCTGCCCATTGCCTTTTCCAATATGAGCGGCGGGGTGTTTTTCGGCAGCCTGTTTTTTGCGCTGGTCAGCATCGCTGCACTGAGCTCGTCAATTTCGCTTATTGAACCCGGCGTGGCCTGGATGGAAAAACGGGGTTGGCGACGTGTACCCAGCACCTTTTTGCTGGGCGGCATCGCCTGGGCTGGGGGCGTTGCGTCCATTCATTACGGCGCAGTGTTTGATGCGCTCGATTATCTGACGGCCAACATCATGTTGCCCATTGGCGGCCTGCTGATCGCCCTGTTTGTGAGCTGGCGCCTGCCGCGCAAGGTGGTGCTCGACGAGACCGGTATGAAGGGTGGGCCCGCCTTTGCGGCCTGGTATTGGCTGCTGCGTTACATTGCGCCAATTGGCATTCTGATTGTTTTCCTGCATAGTCTCGGCCTGTTCAGCGCCCTGGGAGCACTTTTTTAG
- a CDS encoding acyl-CoA synthetase: MQQHPHGIATRHGERTQTFLQLKQRVSKLAGALAMHGVQKGDRIAILSLNSDRYLEAYLAIAWLGAAVNPINFRWSNDEIIYSLNDSSSSALIIDDYFSQKAGDILAGAPSLRSVFYNGDHIAPNKTVNLNQLIDAAIPIDDAQASGDDLLGVFYTGGTTGAPKGVMLSHANVFSSAMALLAEGVFGEGAVGLHAAPMFHLADMMTTMALLIRGGSHVFLSAFDPEAVLQLVEQHQLTDLLLVPAMLQSVVGAAEACKSDSSSVKNIIYGASPASETLLDRTMKIIPSANLTQVYGMTEMSAVMAVLPADMHRPKQRHLGRLRSGGRAALHVQTRVVGANDQELPRGEIGEIIARGPSMMKGYLNKIDATKEALINGWMHTGDMGYMDDEGYIFIVDRLKDMIISGGENVYCAEVENIVCKHPAVASCAVIGIPCEKMGEQVHAVVVLHPDNSLTQDQLYEHCKSHIAGYKCPRSMQVIDALPMSGAGKVLKTELRQPFWTGRDRSVS; the protein is encoded by the coding sequence GTGCAGCAACACCCCCACGGCATCGCCACCCGTCACGGCGAGCGCACCCAGACTTTTCTGCAACTGAAGCAGCGAGTGTCAAAGCTGGCGGGCGCCCTTGCAATGCACGGCGTACAGAAGGGAGACCGAATTGCTATTCTGTCACTGAATTCCGATCGCTACCTGGAAGCCTATTTAGCCATTGCCTGGCTTGGCGCCGCGGTCAATCCGATTAATTTCAGGTGGAGTAATGACGAGATCATCTACTCCCTCAATGACTCATCATCTTCGGCCCTGATCATTGATGACTATTTCTCTCAGAAGGCCGGCGATATTCTCGCAGGTGCTCCGTCACTACGGTCAGTTTTTTACAATGGCGACCATATCGCGCCCAACAAGACCGTTAATCTCAATCAGCTCATTGACGCAGCCATTCCCATCGACGATGCGCAGGCCAGTGGCGATGATCTGCTGGGGGTTTTTTACACCGGTGGGACCACGGGGGCACCGAAAGGCGTCATGCTTAGCCATGCCAATGTTTTCAGTTCTGCTATGGCCTTGTTGGCTGAAGGCGTTTTTGGTGAGGGCGCAGTTGGCTTACACGCAGCGCCAATGTTCCATCTCGCCGACATGATGACCACGATGGCATTGCTGATTCGTGGCGGCAGTCACGTCTTTTTGAGTGCATTTGATCCAGAGGCCGTATTGCAGCTGGTTGAGCAGCACCAATTGACCGACCTCTTGTTGGTCCCGGCCATGCTGCAGAGTGTTGTCGGCGCAGCTGAGGCGTGCAAGTCAGACTCGAGCTCGGTAAAGAATATTATTTACGGTGCCTCACCCGCATCGGAAACGCTGCTTGACCGAACGATGAAAATCATTCCAAGCGCTAATTTGACACAGGTTTACGGGATGACGGAAATGTCGGCCGTGATGGCAGTGTTACCTGCCGATATGCATAGGCCCAAGCAGCGTCACCTCGGCCGCCTCCGAAGCGGTGGAAGAGCCGCGCTCCACGTGCAAACCCGTGTAGTAGGAGCTAATGACCAGGAACTGCCGCGCGGTGAGATTGGCGAAATTATTGCCAGGGGGCCCAGTATGATGAAGGGCTACCTGAATAAGATCGATGCGACCAAAGAGGCATTAATCAATGGCTGGATGCACACTGGCGACATGGGTTACATGGACGACGAGGGCTACATTTTTATTGTTGACCGCCTTAAAGACATGATTATCTCTGGCGGCGAGAATGTGTACTGCGCCGAAGTCGAGAATATCGTTTGCAAACATCCCGCAGTTGCCAGTTGCGCTGTGATTGGTATTCCTTGTGAGAAAATGGGCGAGCAAGTTCACGCCGTTGTCGTTTTACACCCTGACAACAGCCTCACTCAGGACCAGCTGTACGAGCACTGTAAATCACACATCGCTGGCTACAAATGTCCCAGAAGCATGCAGGTGATCGACGCGCTACCGATGTCCGGAGCAGGTAAAGTGCTGAAAACAGAATTGCGACAGCCATTTTGGACCGGAAGAGACCGCTCGGTGAGCTAA
- a CDS encoding CaiB/BaiF CoA transferase family protein, whose product MTSQQGPLRGLKVIEIEGLGPAPFCGMMLADMGAEVISITRKSAKMARPHAISERGKRSIAVNLKSEAGVALVLRLCESADVLIEGFRPGVAERLGIGPEQCLTANPKLIYGRMTGWGQDGPLAQAAGHDLNYIALSGALHGMGHPDRPPRPPLNLVGDFGGGGMFLAFGILCAVYETSRSGKGQVIDVSMVEGSANLMHMMYAWMAEGRWQDERGVNLLDGAAYFYDSYETADGKFITIAALEPQFYALLRDKLGLSSAEFDDQHNRERWPALKQKVGEIVLTRSRDEWCELLETTDVCFAPVLSMREVLNHPHNRHRQSFYEEQGVLQPSPAPKFSRSAPARPAPPHFAGEDNIAVLAELGYNEDDINNLIATGVLV is encoded by the coding sequence ATGACGAGCCAACAGGGCCCGCTTCGGGGCTTGAAAGTGATTGAGATCGAAGGTCTGGGGCCGGCGCCTTTTTGTGGAATGATGCTGGCCGACATGGGCGCAGAGGTGATTTCTATCACCCGCAAGTCCGCCAAAATGGCTCGCCCTCATGCGATAAGTGAGCGGGGAAAGCGCAGCATCGCCGTGAATTTGAAGTCAGAGGCGGGGGTGGCCTTGGTGCTTCGCCTGTGCGAATCCGCCGATGTACTCATCGAGGGGTTTCGACCAGGGGTTGCCGAGCGTCTTGGCATCGGCCCCGAGCAGTGTCTGACGGCGAATCCCAAACTGATATACGGCCGGATGACCGGCTGGGGGCAAGATGGTCCGTTGGCGCAGGCTGCAGGTCATGATCTGAACTATATTGCCCTGTCAGGGGCGCTGCATGGCATGGGGCATCCAGATAGGCCGCCGCGTCCACCGCTCAATTTAGTGGGTGACTTTGGTGGCGGAGGCATGTTTCTGGCCTTTGGGATTCTGTGCGCCGTCTACGAGACGAGCCGTTCTGGCAAGGGGCAGGTAATTGATGTTTCGATGGTGGAGGGATCTGCCAATTTGATGCACATGATGTACGCCTGGATGGCAGAGGGCCGCTGGCAGGATGAGCGGGGCGTCAATCTGCTCGATGGTGCGGCCTACTTTTACGATAGCTACGAAACAGCCGATGGCAAGTTCATCACGATTGCTGCCCTTGAGCCCCAGTTTTATGCGCTGCTACGGGACAAGCTCGGCCTATCGAGCGCGGAGTTTGATGACCAGCATAATCGCGAGCGGTGGCCAGCCCTTAAGCAGAAAGTTGGAGAGATCGTTCTGACTCGTTCGAGAGACGAGTGGTGTGAACTGCTTGAAACAACGGATGTTTGCTTTGCCCCTGTGCTGTCTATGCGCGAAGTGCTTAACCATCCCCATAACCGACATCGCCAGAGTTTCTACGAGGAGCAGGGGGTGCTCCAGCCCTCGCCCGCACCGAAGTTTAGCCGCAGCGCCCCTGCCCGCCCGGCCCCTCCGCATTTCGCCGGTGAAGACAACATCGCGGTGCTTGCTGAGCTCGGCTACAACGAGGATGACATTAATAATTTGATCGCAACAGGCGTTCTTGTTTGA
- a CDS encoding aldehyde dehydrogenase family protein, with translation MTANIELPPSQHYINGEWVGGGDRVIPVINPADGTQIGEIPSGDQHTVGAAVSAARAAFHNPHWRNMPPMVREGLMHRLASLIEENASQLGQIESLDNGKPIAFSSSVDVPMTITWFRYFAGWCSKLSGKSLSPALQPLDSHHAYTRRQPVGVVGAIVPWNFPLVLAAWKLAPALAAGCTVILKPAEQTPYSALKLAELISEAGFPPGVFNLVLGDGQTGQALVEHPGINKISFTGSTAVGKSIVRSVAHDLKRVTLELGGKSPTIILPDADMELAIPGAAQAVYANAGQICFAGTRLFAPRKQFDRILEGIASVAETFKIGPGLDPETLLGPVVSQKQMDGILARVDDSVRHGASLFTGGTRHGDSGYFISPSILVTEDRQNPAFREEFFGPVLCATPYDDLNDVAALANDSSYGLAAHVYTSSLQQAHQLSNSLDAGTVWVNTQLSPDPNIPFGGFKQSGWGRENAEDALDHYTETKSVIMKVDC, from the coding sequence ATGACAGCAAACATCGAGCTTCCACCCTCACAGCATTACATAAATGGCGAATGGGTTGGGGGCGGCGATCGCGTTATCCCCGTTATCAATCCTGCCGATGGCACACAAATAGGTGAGATTCCCAGCGGCGACCAGCATACCGTCGGCGCAGCCGTCAGCGCCGCCCGGGCGGCGTTTCACAACCCACACTGGCGCAATATGCCGCCCATGGTCAGGGAGGGTTTGATGCACCGGCTGGCCAGCTTGATTGAAGAAAATGCCAGTCAGCTGGGCCAGATTGAATCGCTCGACAACGGAAAACCCATCGCCTTTTCCAGCTCGGTTGATGTGCCGATGACAATCACCTGGTTTCGCTATTTTGCCGGCTGGTGCAGCAAACTTTCCGGCAAATCACTTTCGCCTGCGCTGCAGCCACTTGATTCACACCATGCGTATACCCGTCGCCAGCCGGTTGGTGTCGTCGGCGCTATCGTACCCTGGAACTTCCCTTTAGTTCTGGCTGCGTGGAAACTGGCCCCGGCATTAGCTGCGGGATGCACCGTCATACTCAAACCCGCAGAGCAGACACCCTACAGTGCACTAAAATTAGCGGAACTGATAAGCGAAGCGGGGTTTCCGCCTGGGGTTTTTAATCTTGTCTTGGGAGACGGCCAAACCGGCCAGGCACTCGTCGAACACCCAGGCATCAATAAAATTAGCTTTACCGGGTCAACTGCAGTGGGCAAGTCCATTGTCCGTAGCGTTGCTCACGACCTGAAGCGCGTCACGCTGGAATTGGGTGGCAAATCCCCGACGATTATTCTCCCCGATGCCGACATGGAATTGGCAATCCCCGGCGCCGCCCAGGCAGTGTATGCAAATGCAGGACAAATCTGTTTCGCCGGCACCCGCCTCTTTGCGCCTCGCAAGCAATTCGACCGCATACTGGAAGGAATCGCGAGCGTTGCCGAGACCTTTAAAATCGGCCCAGGTCTCGATCCTGAGACGCTGCTGGGACCAGTGGTCAGCCAAAAACAAATGGATGGCATTCTTGCTCGTGTCGATGACAGTGTGCGCCACGGCGCGAGCCTGTTCACCGGGGGCACTCGCCATGGAGATAGCGGATACTTCATCAGCCCCAGTATTTTGGTAACCGAGGATCGTCAAAACCCCGCTTTCAGGGAGGAGTTCTTCGGACCGGTTCTGTGTGCCACTCCCTACGATGACCTAAATGACGTGGCCGCACTGGCCAACGACTCCAGCTACGGTCTCGCAGCACATGTCTACACATCCAGTTTGCAGCAGGCCCACCAGCTCTCCAATAGCCTGGATGCGGGCACGGTGTGGGTAAATACTCAGCTCTCCCCTGACCCAAACATTCCCTTTGGTGGCTTCAAACAATCGGGCTGGGGGAGGGAAAATGCCGAAGACGCACTGGACCACTACACCGAAACCAAGTCGGTAATTATGAAGGTGGATTGCTAA